One Bacillota bacterium genomic region harbors:
- the mutM gene encoding DNA-formamidopyrimidine glycosylase: protein MKRTKFMPELPEVEVIRRELAPLVINKIFARPLLHIDSTVEYPEPDKFEADLAGREISGVERKGKYLIFRLDRGILVVHLRMTGNLIFSEKGQLNNERFLRLSLPFNDGSALYFFDMRRFGRVWLVDNDAELEEIVFKRVGPDIMNDVNCDDFLRLLDQKKKRQLKALLLDQSCAAGMGNIYTDECLFRCGVHPRRTVGELTPVEAEKLFDAVQTVLEEGIEYGGTTFRDYKNARGALGEFQSHLNVYGRKGELCSCGTPIEKSVVAGRGTYFCPKCQK from the coding sequence TTGAAAAGGACCAAATTTATGCCCGAACTGCCCGAAGTAGAAGTCATTCGCCGGGAGCTTGCTCCCTTAGTCATAAATAAAATCTTTGCCAGACCTTTACTGCATATTGATTCGACGGTTGAATATCCTGAACCGGACAAATTTGAAGCTGATCTGGCCGGCCGGGAAATTTCAGGAGTTGAGCGAAAAGGTAAATACCTGATCTTTAGACTCGATCGCGGGATACTGGTTGTCCATCTTCGCATGACCGGAAACCTTATATTCAGCGAAAAGGGACAATTGAATAATGAAAGATTTCTACGGCTCTCCCTGCCGTTCAATGATGGCTCCGCACTTTATTTCTTCGATATGCGCCGCTTCGGTAGGGTTTGGCTGGTTGACAATGATGCTGAACTGGAAGAGATAGTTTTTAAAAGAGTTGGCCCCGACATAATGAATGATGTTAACTGTGATGACTTTCTCCGGCTGCTTGATCAAAAGAAAAAGAGACAACTCAAAGCATTGCTTCTTGATCAGAGCTGTGCGGCCGGTATGGGAAATATCTACACAGATGAATGCCTTTTCCGCTGTGGAGTACACCCCCGCAGAACTGTCGGAGAGTTGACTCCCGTGGAAGCCGAAAAACTGTTTGATGCTGTGCAAACTGTTCTGGAAGAAGGGATTGAATACGGGGGTACTACCTTTAGAGATTACAAAAATGCCCGGGGCGCCCTTGGTGAATTTCAGTCCCATCTGAATGTCTACGGCCGAAAGGGAGAATTATGCTCCTGTGGTACGCCCATTGAAAAGAGCGTTGTTGCCGGCCGCGGTACATACTTTTGCCCCAAATGTCAAAAATAA
- the coaE gene encoding dephospho-CoA kinase (Dephospho-CoA kinase (CoaE) performs the final step in coenzyme A biosynthesis.), protein MITIGLTGGIASGKTTVSGMLVQKGAHLIDADLLAREVVEPGQPAWHEIVDWLGDSILLPDQKIDRTKLAELVFSDSVKLDRLNSIIHPKVGSLLIQRSKEIKEREPEAIIVYDIPLLVEAGMQKMVDMVLLVYVTRNIQLDRLQNRDGLCREDAELRLQAQMPLEKKKKYAHFVIDNSGTFQETARQVEEFWNRMIESKH, encoded by the coding sequence ATGATTACTATCGGCCTGACTGGGGGTATAGCCTCCGGGAAAACTACCGTATCAGGTATGCTGGTTCAAAAAGGAGCCCATCTGATCGATGCTGATCTTCTGGCCAGGGAAGTTGTCGAACCCGGTCAGCCTGCCTGGCATGAAATCGTCGACTGGCTTGGTGATTCAATACTGCTGCCGGATCAAAAGATTGATCGGACTAAACTTGCTGAGCTTGTGTTCAGCGATTCGGTTAAATTGGACAGGTTGAACAGCATAATTCATCCAAAGGTTGGCTCGCTGCTTATCCAGCGATCAAAAGAGATTAAAGAAAGAGAGCCCGAAGCAATCATAGTGTATGATATTCCTCTTTTAGTCGAAGCAGGTATGCAGAAAATGGTCGACATGGTTCTACTGGTATATGTTACCAGGAATATTCAGCTTGACCGCCTTCAAAACCGTGATGGTTTATGTCGCGAAGATGCTGAGTTGCGCCTGCAGGCTCAGATGCCCCTGGAGAAGAAGAAAAAATATGCACATTTTGTAATCGACAACAGCGGAACATTTCAAGAAACAGCAAGGCAGGTTGAAGAGTTCTGGAATAGAATGATCGAGAGCAAACATTAG
- a CDS encoding tripartite tricarboxylate transporter substrate-binding protein, translating to MLKGKTLIFLLVILVLTLGMLVGCGEETVTPEPEEEQPEEEQPEEELPEYPTDTIIWTVARDPGDPQDITARGIAPYLSEVLGVNVVVDNKPGGGGVVGYGELWRQSPDGYYIGQDVLGQMANFDALGRLDDPLFEVEWFSIIYQSPAGIWVGADSDIKTIQDMIDLDRPLIIGDTTTAGTHVPWVVRLSDTLGIDFTYSTGWEGRGEIFAAVMRLEIDMVPNSFSGLVNQYLAGDMHCVMLMSPERHPLMPDVPTLGEIAEQYNKPELNQLLSMGMATYMIGAPPGTPRYVTQTLEDALQEVIENNDDFKAWAEEANQDVVFYGYDDTRRILGDVIKVLEDMNWKEVEAGLAN from the coding sequence ATGTTAAAAGGAAAAACCTTGATTTTTCTTTTGGTAATACTGGTTCTCACGTTAGGAATGTTGGTCGGTTGTGGAGAAGAGACTGTCACTCCTGAGCCTGAAGAAGAGCAACCAGAAGAAGAACAACCAGAAGAAGAGCTACCTGAATATCCGACAGATACGATTATTTGGACTGTTGCTCGTGACCCCGGAGATCCGCAGGATATTACAGCCCGCGGCATCGCCCCATATCTCTCGGAAGTTCTGGGAGTAAATGTGGTGGTTGATAACAAGCCCGGAGGAGGCGGAGTAGTTGGCTACGGTGAACTGTGGCGGCAAAGTCCGGACGGCTATTACATCGGCCAGGATGTCCTGGGACAGATGGCCAATTTTGATGCTCTTGGCAGGCTCGATGATCCGCTGTTTGAAGTCGAGTGGTTCTCGATTATTTACCAATCTCCTGCCGGCATTTGGGTCGGTGCAGATTCGGATATCAAGACTATCCAGGATATGATTGATCTGGATCGGCCCTTGATTATCGGTGATACCACTACTGCCGGGACTCACGTACCCTGGGTCGTCAGACTTAGTGATACTTTGGGTATCGATTTCACCTATTCTACAGGTTGGGAAGGCAGGGGAGAAATCTTTGCCGCCGTTATGAGACTTGAAATCGACATGGTTCCCAACTCTTTCTCAGGATTGGTTAACCAGTATCTAGCTGGTGATATGCATTGCGTTATGCTGATGTCACCGGAGCGACACCCATTAATGCCGGATGTTCCCACCCTGGGAGAAATTGCCGAGCAGTATAATAAGCCTGAATTAAACCAGCTGTTGTCTATGGGGATGGCTACATACATGATTGGAGCACCTCCCGGCACCCCGCGCTATGTTACTCAAACTTTAGAGGATGCGCTCCAAGAAGTAATTGAAAATAATGATGATTTCAAGGCATGGGCTGAAGAAGCCAATCAGGATGTTGTCTTTTACGGCTATGATGACACCCGGAGAATCCTGGGTGATGTAATTAAAGTGCTCGAAGACATGAACTGGAAGGAAGTCGAAGCTGGACTGGCAAATTAG
- a CDS encoding tripartite tricarboxylate transporter permease, with protein sequence MIEALLTALAKFNDPLAIGMIFLGAVLGIMFGALPGFSPVTGLALLLPFTFGMDPMIAMILFAGVIGSAHFGGSIPSILLNTPGTAPNACTCFDGFPLARKGQAARALAISATSAGVATVIGLAALMLAIPIIRPFILSFMTPDFFWLVVFGLVTISFASKGNLLKGLAGGGIGVLLAFIGYSGLFAIERFTFNSHYLWDGLKLVPLVIGIFAISEIISYASKGGTISQVDMAEKGKGVWWRQVKQGMKDVLSRPVQVIRGSLIGVVIGAIPGVGGSAANFISYTVAMQNSKHAEEYGRGSIDGLIASETANDAKDGPAILPTVAFGIPGSPDTAILLAALILHGLTPGPLLLRDDLPIVMMLVLGIFFSQIFTSSFGLFSANLLARITVIRVQLLAPFVLILCIAGAFAYRQYIWDVLLAVLFGVIGYLFKRYDFRVITILIGYMLGSMVERYFHTSLRLAQGSYTVFVSNPISVVLIVLILTMLLYPVIKGWLQHRREKGNKAQEDGLQIAEKTTQSAVESATISAGNEKEKFKPWKNGEFIFTAVVTAFVLLIMAVSFQYGERARMVPLLVSSGTLVLLLGLLVGHFFPELMKRMEVGLDDMLGGSSKQKCDAEEKEQTAIGSVLRIIFWIVGLATIIFLFGLPVSIPLLLLAFLLFEGKVVWWKALLIAAVGSVIFFVALNYLGVRLWLGAIPRLIPGILGGSIIPRL encoded by the coding sequence ATGATTGAAGCACTACTAACGGCATTAGCCAAGTTTAACGATCCACTGGCGATCGGAATGATTTTTCTGGGTGCAGTCCTGGGGATTATGTTTGGGGCCCTCCCGGGCTTTAGTCCTGTTACCGGCCTAGCTCTTTTGTTGCCTTTTACTTTTGGGATGGACCCCATGATCGCCATGATTTTGTTTGCCGGAGTGATCGGCAGTGCCCACTTTGGCGGTTCTATTCCCTCCATTTTGCTCAATACCCCGGGGACTGCTCCCAACGCCTGCACCTGTTTTGACGGTTTTCCCCTGGCCAGGAAGGGCCAGGCAGCCCGTGCACTGGCCATTTCGGCCACCAGCGCCGGTGTTGCCACCGTTATCGGTCTGGCCGCCTTGATGTTGGCGATTCCCATCATCCGGCCATTTATCCTCTCTTTCATGACACCTGATTTTTTTTGGTTGGTTGTGTTCGGACTGGTTACGATTTCTTTTGCCAGTAAGGGAAATCTGCTTAAAGGCCTGGCTGGCGGGGGTATTGGAGTTCTGCTGGCCTTTATCGGTTATTCAGGGCTTTTTGCGATAGAGCGCTTTACCTTCAACAGCCACTACCTCTGGGATGGTTTAAAACTTGTTCCCCTGGTGATCGGAATATTTGCCATCAGCGAAATCATCAGCTATGCCTCCAAAGGGGGTACCATTTCCCAGGTTGATATGGCCGAAAAGGGCAAGGGAGTCTGGTGGCGGCAGGTAAAGCAGGGAATGAAAGATGTGCTTTCCCGACCAGTACAAGTTATTCGTGGAAGCCTGATCGGTGTAGTGATCGGGGCCATCCCTGGTGTGGGCGGTTCGGCAGCCAATTTCATCTCTTATACTGTAGCAATGCAGAATTCCAAGCATGCGGAAGAATACGGTAGGGGTAGCATCGATGGACTTATCGCCAGCGAGACGGCTAACGATGCCAAGGACGGACCGGCGATCCTGCCCACAGTTGCCTTCGGCATTCCCGGCAGCCCCGATACTGCAATCTTGCTGGCTGCTCTAATCCTGCACGGCCTTACCCCGGGACCTCTGCTTCTGCGGGATGATCTGCCCATAGTGATGATGCTGGTTTTGGGCATATTTTTCTCCCAGATATTTACCAGCAGTTTCGGCCTTTTCAGCGCCAACCTGCTTGCCCGGATTACCGTGATCAGGGTGCAGTTATTGGCCCCCTTTGTCCTTATTCTTTGCATAGCCGGGGCTTTTGCTTACCGCCAGTATATATGGGATGTTCTCCTAGCAGTGCTGTTCGGAGTAATCGGCTACCTATTCAAGCGTTATGATTTCAGGGTGATCACCATCTTGATCGGCTACATGCTGGGATCCATGGTTGAAAGATATTTTCATACCTCCCTGCGGCTGGCCCAGGGAAGCTACACTGTATTTGTAAGCAACCCCATATCGGTGGTGTTAATTGTTCTGATCCTGACCATGCTGCTTTATCCTGTAATCAAGGGCTGGCTGCAGCACCGCCGGGAAAAGGGAAATAAGGCACAGGAAGACGGTTTGCAAATTGCCGAGAAAACTACTCAGTCTGCTGTCGAATCTGCAACGATTTCTGCCGGGAACGAAAAAGAAAAGTTTAAGCCCTGGAAGAACGGTGAGTTTATATTTACAGCCGTGGTTACTGCCTTTGTTTTACTGATCATGGCCGTATCCTTCCAGTATGGCGAAAGGGCGCGTATGGTGCCCTTGCTTGTAAGCAGCGGCACGCTGGTCCTTCTCCTGGGTCTGCTGGTAGGTCACTTTTTCCCGGAACTTATGAAACGCATGGAAGTGGGTCTGGATGATATGCTCGGGGGCAGTTCGAAACAGAAGTGCGATGCAGAGGAAAAAGAGCAAACGGCTATCGGATCGGTATTGCGGATCATCTTTTGGATAGTCGGTTTAGCTACCATTATTTTCCTCTTTGGCTTGCCAGTGAGCATACCGCTGCTCTTGCTGGCGTTTCTGCTTTTCGAAGGAAAAGTTGTTTGGTGGAAAGCGCTGCTCATAGCTGCGGTAGGCTCAGTTATCTTTTTTGTAGCTTTGAATTACCTGGGTGTACGGCTCTGGTTGGGAGCAATTCCGAGACTCATACCCGGAATCCTGGGAGGCAGCATTATCCCTCGCCTCTAA
- a CDS encoding tripartite tricarboxylate transporter permease, whose amino-acid sequence MIEALLAALAKFNDPVAIGMIFLGAILGITFGALPGFSPVTGLALALPFTFGMDPMIAMILFAGIIGSAHFGGSIPAILLNTPGTAPNACTCFDGFPLAKQGQAARALAISATSAGVGTVIGLIALIIAIPIIRPFILSFMTPDFFWLVVFGLVTISFASKGNLLKGLAGGGFGVLLAFIGYSGLFAIERFTLSSWYLWDGLKLVPLVIGIFAISEIISYASKGGTISQVDMTEKGKGVWWRQVKQGVKDVFSRPLIFIRGSLIGVVIGAIPGVGGSAANFISYTVAMQNSKHAEEYGKGSIEALIASETANDAKDGPAILPTVAFGIPGSPDTAILLAALILHGLTPGPLLLRDDLPIVMMLVLGIFFSQIFTSSFGLFSANLLARITMIRVQLLAPFVLILCIAGAFAYRQYIWDILLAVLLGVVGYLFKRYDFRVITILIGYMLGSMAERYFHTSLRLAQGSYTVFVSNPISVVLIVLILTMLLYPVIKGWLQYRREKGNKAQEDGLQIAEKTTQSAVESAPVAAGDEIEKLKPWKSGEFIFTVAIAVFVLMILIFSFQYGERARLMPIIVSSGTLILLLGLLVGHFSPELMKRMEVGLDEMLGGSSKKKCEVEEEVQTAAGSVLRIIFWIVGMGAAIFLFGLPVSIPLFLLAYLILEGKIVWWKALLIAALGAAIFFVALNFLGVRLWLGAIPSLIPDILGGSIIPRL is encoded by the coding sequence ATGATTGAAGCTTTACTGGCGGCATTAGCCAAGTTTAACGATCCAGTGGCGATCGGGATGATTTTTCTGGGTGCAATCCTTGGGATTACATTTGGGGCGCTTCCGGGCTTCAGTCCGGTTACAGGTTTAGCCCTTGCTCTTCCTTTTACTTTTGGTATGGATCCTATGATCGCCATGATTTTGTTTGCAGGGATTATCGGCAGCGCCCACTTTGGTGGTTCCATTCCCGCCATCTTGCTGAATACCCCGGGGACCGCTCCCAACGCCTGTACCTGTTTCGATGGTTTTCCTCTGGCCAAACAGGGCCAGGCAGCCCGTGCTCTGGCCATTTCAGCCACCAGCGCGGGCGTCGGTACTGTTATCGGATTGATCGCATTGATTATAGCTATCCCAATTATTAGGCCGTTTATTCTCTCTTTTATGACACCTGATTTCTTCTGGCTGGTCGTGTTTGGACTGGTTACGATTTCTTTTGCCAGCAAGGGGAACCTGTTGAAAGGGCTGGCCGGTGGGGGTTTCGGGGTTTTGCTGGCCTTTATTGGTTATTCCGGTCTCTTTGCCATAGAACGTTTTACCCTTAGCAGTTGGTACCTATGGGATGGTTTAAAGCTGGTTCCCCTGGTGATCGGAATATTCGCCATCAGCGAAATCATCAGCTATGCCTCCAAGGGGGGCACCATCTCCCAGGTTGATATGACCGAAAAGGGCAAAGGAGTCTGGTGGCGGCAGGTAAAGCAGGGAGTCAAAGATGTTTTTTCCCGGCCGCTAATCTTTATCAGGGGAAGCCTGATCGGCGTTGTGATCGGGGCTATTCCCGGTGTGGGTGGTTCGGCAGCCAATTTCATTTCTTACACCGTAGCGATGCAGAATTCAAAACATGCTGAAGAATACGGCAAGGGCAGCATCGAGGCATTAATCGCCAGTGAGACGGCTAACGATGCAAAAGACGGCCCGGCGATCCTGCCCACGGTTGCCTTCGGCATTCCCGGCAGTCCCGATACGGCAATTTTGCTGGCGGCGCTTATTCTACACGGCTTGACCCCGGGACCTCTACTTCTACGGGACGATCTACCCATCGTGATGATGCTGGTTTTGGGCATATTTTTCTCCCAGATATTTACAAGCAGTTTCGGACTATTCAGCGCCAACCTGTTGGCTCGAATCACTATGATCAGGGTGCAGCTGTTGGCTCCCTTCGTTCTGATCCTTTGCATAGCCGGGGCCTTTGCTTACCGGCAGTATATCTGGGATATCCTCCTGGCGGTATTACTTGGAGTAGTCGGATACCTTTTTAAGCGCTACGATTTCAGAGTGATCACCATTTTGATCGGTTATATGCTTGGATCCATGGCTGAAAGGTATTTTCATACATCCCTGCGGCTGGCCCAGGGAAGCTACACTGTATTTGTGAGCAACCCCATTTCGGTGGTGTTAATTGTTCTGATACTGACCATGCTGCTTTATCCTGTAATTAAGGGCTGGCTGCAGTATCGTCGGGAAAAGGGAAATAAGGCACAGGAAGACGGTTTGCAAATAGCCGAGAAAACTACTCAGTCTGCTGTCGAATCTGCACCGGTTGCTGCCGGGGACGAAATAGAAAAGCTTAAACCCTGGAAGAGCGGTGAGTTTATATTTACCGTGGCGATTGCTGTCTTTGTTCTGATGATCTTGATCTTTTCCTTCCAGTATGGAGAAAGGGCGCGCTTGATGCCCATAATTGTTAGCAGCGGCACGTTGATTCTTCTCCTGGGTTTGTTGGTGGGTCACTTTTCCCCGGAGTTGATGAAACGTATGGAAGTGGGTCTGGATGAGATGCTTGGGGGGAGTTCGAAAAAGAAGTGTGAAGTAGAGGAAGAGGTGCAAACGGCTGCCGGATCGGTATTGCGGATCATCTTCTGGATTGTTGGTATGGGTGCCGCTATTTTCCTCTTTGGCCTTCCTGTGAGTATACCGCTATTCCTGCTGGCATATCTGATATTAGAAGGGAAAATTGTCTGGTGGAAGGCGCTCCTCATTGCGGCCTTGGGCGCGGCTATCTTTTTTGTGGCTTTGAATTTCCTGGGCGTACGGCTCTGGTTGGGAGCGATTCCGAGTCTCATACCCGATATCCTTGGCGGCAGCATTATCCCTCGCCTCTAG
- a CDS encoding cupin domain-containing protein: MIKVINIKSKDSVPVEEGHVRTLLRPDEDGTRVHLVIKELDPGKTCCLTRKDRTQVAYILEGEKAKITHTSDGSTTGHAVNKRSGVYLEPGELSEITTSATPLTLLLVDVPKYTGRKTDNDKPKGYIFVEEQLQSLIDEKRSRERIFWVNQETGLSDSFDLQLGRMFYEPHAYSPRHMHLPSETCSVIPEHFYFILKGTGEVRHDNGSLPVGPGDLVFIPSGDWHSLISSKSGFDYIEFESPFDFVTRMDVDPFGKNWYIKGTDDGTGKPKLWVQS; encoded by the coding sequence ATGATAAAGGTCATTAACATTAAAAGTAAGGATTCAGTTCCGGTGGAGGAAGGACATGTTCGAACCTTGCTCCGACCGGACGAGGATGGAACCCGGGTTCATTTGGTTATAAAAGAGCTCGATCCGGGAAAGACCTGTTGTCTTACCCGGAAAGACCGGACTCAGGTTGCCTATATCCTTGAAGGTGAGAAAGCTAAGATCACGCACACATCGGATGGAAGCACTACCGGACATGCTGTGAATAAGCGATCCGGCGTCTATCTTGAGCCCGGTGAGCTGTCAGAGATCACAACCAGTGCCACACCTCTTACCCTGCTGTTGGTGGACGTGCCGAAGTACACAGGAAGAAAGACCGACAACGACAAGCCGAAGGGCTATATCTTCGTGGAAGAGCAGCTCCAGTCGCTCATCGATGAGAAACGCTCTCGCGAGCGGATCTTCTGGGTCAACCAGGAAACCGGTTTATCTGATTCCTTTGACCTCCAATTGGGCCGGATGTTCTACGAACCTCACGCTTATTCACCAAGACATATGCATCTTCCCTCTGAAACTTGTAGCGTTATCCCGGAGCACTTCTATTTCATCTTAAAGGGAACCGGAGAGGTCCGCCATGACAATGGCAGTCTACCGGTCGGTCCTGGTGACCTTGTCTTTATACCTTCGGGTGACTGGCATTCGTTAATCTCTTCCAAATCGGGATTCGACTACATTGAGTTCGAATCGCCATTCGACTTCGTGACCAGGATGGATGTCGATCCGTTTGGCAAGAACTGGTACATCAAAGGTACCGACGATGGCACAGGCAAGCCAAAACTCTGGGTGCAAAGCTGA
- a CDS encoding transketolase yields MLTEEKKKELKRFAAQIRLETLHEFKHLGFGHVGGSMSIVETLAVLYGEVMNVRAEDPEWKERDWLVLSKGHAGPSLYATLALKGFFSMDELKTLNRPGTALPSHCDRNKTIGVDMTTGSLGQGISTAIGIALGNRLDKRNSYTYLILGDGECNEGQVWEGALFAAHHRLDNMIAFVDYNKQQLDGYTRDILDLGNLAEKFACFGWYTYEVDGHDIEEIYNALMQARSSEGKPSAIILHTQKGKGCTFAEGILDNHHMAFTVEQIDEAISHIEIQLGTLMADNGN; encoded by the coding sequence ATGTTAACCGAAGAGAAAAAGAAAGAATTGAAGAGGTTTGCTGCGCAAATCAGGTTGGAGACTTTACATGAGTTTAAACACCTTGGTTTTGGTCATGTCGGCGGTTCCATGTCAATTGTGGAAACCCTGGCAGTGCTATATGGTGAAGTTATGAATGTAAGAGCCGAAGATCCGGAATGGAAAGAGCGCGATTGGCTGGTCTTATCAAAGGGGCATGCCGGTCCTTCTTTATATGCGACTTTAGCCTTGAAAGGTTTTTTCTCCATGGATGAGTTGAAAACCTTAAACAGGCCCGGTACTGCTTTGCCCAGCCACTGTGATCGTAACAAAACGATCGGGGTTGATATGACTACGGGTTCGCTGGGCCAGGGAATATCCACCGCTATAGGTATTGCCCTCGGTAACCGCCTTGATAAAAGAAACAGCTATACTTACCTTATTCTCGGTGATGGGGAATGCAACGAAGGCCAGGTTTGGGAAGGGGCTCTTTTTGCTGCTCATCATCGGTTAGACAACATGATTGCTTTTGTGGATTACAACAAGCAGCAGCTTGATGGTTACACAAGGGATATTTTGGATCTGGGTAACCTGGCGGAAAAGTTTGCATGTTTTGGCTGGTACACTTACGAGGTAGATGGTCATGATATAGAGGAAATTTATAATGCTTTGATGCAGGCCCGTAGCAGTGAAGGGAAACCTTCAGCCATAATCCTGCACACTCAAAAGGGTAAGGGGTGTACTTTTGCTGAAGGGATATTGGACAATCATCATATGGCTTTTACCGTTGAACAGATCGACGAGGCTATTAGCCATATAGAAATTCAGTTGGGCACATTAATGGCAGATAATGGTAATTAA
- a CDS encoding transketolase family protein translates to MSIYLAESNVQEDIMMRDMYCRTLIELAEEDERIVALDADLMKSMGMIPFLKAYPERTFNCGVQEANMIGVAAGLSATGKIPYVHSFGTFSTRRCYDQIYMSAAYAKLNVRIIGSDPGITAAYNGGTHMPLEDLGIMRLIPDLTIIEPVDSVMLQDIIKQLANLYGVFYVRLLRRNAVKVYESGSTFKIDKAVTLKEGNDLTIIASGIMVVEALKAAKLLSTRGISARVVNNFTLKPIDKETICRCALETGAIVTVENHNIVGGLGSAVAEVLAENTPVPLERVGVCDLFGEVGPVEYLMENFNMTAASIVERAKIVLGKK, encoded by the coding sequence GTGAGTATATACCTGGCCGAAAGCAATGTTCAGGAAGATATCATGATGCGTGATATGTACTGCCGGACCTTGATAGAACTTGCCGAGGAAGATGAACGTATTGTAGCGCTGGATGCGGACTTGATGAAATCCATGGGGATGATCCCCTTTTTGAAAGCTTACCCGGAGCGTACTTTTAACTGTGGAGTCCAGGAAGCCAATATGATTGGTGTTGCTGCCGGCCTTTCAGCTACGGGGAAAATCCCTTATGTTCACAGCTTTGGCACTTTTTCCACCAGAAGATGTTATGACCAGATTTATATGTCGGCAGCATATGCAAAGCTAAATGTACGCATTATTGGCAGTGATCCCGGTATAACTGCCGCATACAACGGCGGAACACATATGCCTCTTGAAGACCTGGGAATAATGCGACTCATTCCCGATCTGACCATTATTGAACCGGTTGATTCGGTGATGCTTCAGGATATTATCAAACAGTTAGCCAATCTTTACGGAGTGTTTTATGTGCGCCTGCTTCGCCGGAATGCAGTTAAAGTATATGAATCCGGTTCCACTTTTAAAATCGACAAAGCGGTTACGCTAAAGGAAGGAAATGATCTTACGATCATCGCTTCAGGAATTATGGTGGTGGAAGCTTTGAAAGCGGCTAAGTTATTATCCACCAGAGGGATCTCCGCCAGGGTGGTAAATAATTTTACCTTAAAACCCATTGATAAAGAGACCATTTGCCGGTGTGCTCTGGAAACAGGGGCTATCGTGACTGTGGAAAATCATAATATTGTGGGAGGCCTTGGTTCAGCAGTGGCGGAAGTTCTCGCAGAAAATACTCCTGTTCCCCTGGAACGGGTAGGGGTATGTGATCTCTTTGGTGAAGTCGGTCCTGTTGAATATTTAATGGAGAATTTCAATATGACAGCCGCCTCTATAGTTGAGCGGGCTAAAATAGTTCTGGGAAAAAAGTAA
- a CDS encoding alcohol dehydrogenase catalytic domain-containing protein, which translates to MTIPEKMTALVLKQYNDYSIEKVDVPEPGYQEALCRVKSVAICGTDPGLIAGKFAGIWPREFPFIPGHEWAGEIVALGENTQEFGWKIGERVAGTSHVGCGICRMCTTGRYNLCDYYGNKKVHRHYGHYSQGAYAEYQAAHIKTLHRLPESLSFDQGAMVDGTSIALHSAKRGKICPGDTVVIFGPGPMGLQVYMCAEALGAGRIIVIGRGDRLLKAKELGAEIVDIEKGDPVKEVLELTNGRGAEVIVECSGAHDVAAQAIQVARKNANIVFAGLPKQNVEIPMLKLILEEMNLFGVRANQSTCEEIIPLMVKGKVQPEKIITHHFPLTEFPKALETFVKRLDRALKVVLHPDLN; encoded by the coding sequence ATGACAATTCCGGAGAAGATGACTGCACTAGTTCTCAAGCAGTATAATGATTACTCCATCGAGAAGGTAGATGTACCCGAGCCTGGATACCAGGAGGCGCTCTGCCGGGTTAAGTCAGTAGCAATTTGCGGAACGGATCCCGGGTTGATAGCAGGAAAGTTTGCCGGTATCTGGCCGCGGGAATTTCCCTTTATCCCCGGTCATGAGTGGGCTGGTGAGATTGTTGCTCTGGGTGAAAATACCCAGGAATTTGGCTGGAAAATCGGCGAGAGGGTTGCGGGAACTTCTCATGTAGGATGTGGTATTTGCCGGATGTGTACTACTGGCCGCTACAACTTGTGCGATTATTACGGTAATAAAAAAGTCCACCGGCATTACGGACATTACAGTCAAGGCGCGTATGCAGAATACCAGGCAGCTCATATCAAGACTCTACACCGCCTTCCTGAAAGTTTATCATTTGATCAGGGAGCGATGGTAGATGGGACCAGTATCGCACTTCACTCAGCCAAGCGTGGTAAAATTTGCCCAGGTGACACGGTGGTTATCTTTGGACCTGGGCCGATGGGGCTGCAGGTTTACATGTGTGCGGAAGCGCTGGGCGCGGGAAGGATTATTGTGATTGGCCGGGGGGATCGGCTGTTGAAAGCCAAAGAGTTGGGTGCTGAAATTGTGGATATTGAGAAAGGCGATCCTGTTAAAGAGGTTCTCGAGCTTACGAACGGAAGAGGTGCTGAAGTAATTGTGGAGTGTTCCGGCGCTCATGATGTTGCTGCTCAGGCGATCCAGGTTGCCCGGAAAAACGCCAATATTGTCTTTGCGGGCCTGCCAAAGCAGAACGTGGAAATCCCGATGTTAAAGCTAATCCTGGAAGAAATGAACCTGTTTGGGGTTCGCGCCAACCAGAGCACCTGTGAAGAGATTATTCCCCTCATGGTTAAAGGCAAGGTTCAGCCGGAGAAGATAATTACTCACCATTTTCCGTTAACAGAGTTTCCAAAAGCTCTCGAGACCTTTGTTAAGCGGTTAGATCGTGCTTTGAAAGTAGTTTTACATCCTGATTTAAACTGA